A single Paenibacillus kribbensis DNA region contains:
- a CDS encoding MFS transporter: MSTRIVSTEPPEKAASTVPFHRKISYSLTDTAGNLLYCVISSYLLYFYTDVFGLSIGIAGTLLFITRFIDAIDAPIWGILIDRTKSKYGQSRPYFLWLSIPFAVFMVLTFTTPNWSESGKIVYAAITYIIAGILYTGISTPITSILPNLSNNSNERVVLNSFRMVGGNVGFFIATTFTLPLVAFFGQGNDQKGFSLTLILFGIMAVIMFLIAFADMRENTAVKTKSIPIAKSFAAIKRNWPWMLVVAANLCYWIGLNIRSSTLIFYLQYNLDSKDLVPLINGLTSIQLISMVLIPIFARKLSKNSIMIIGLVLAALGQVVILMGSANLTLIIAGWIIGALGSGFACSMPFAMLSDTVDYGEWKNGIRASGFLTSIGSAFCIKAGSGIGGLLPAWVMGSTGYIAGKVQTPTALSGIQFSFIWLPFIIFLIGIIPMFFYKKFEKNEASIQQDLVARRSE, from the coding sequence ATGAGCACGAGAATTGTGAGTACGGAACCACCCGAAAAAGCAGCCAGTACCGTTCCTTTTCATCGTAAGATCAGCTATTCATTAACGGATACAGCGGGCAATCTGCTATACTGTGTCATTTCCAGTTATCTATTATATTTTTATACGGATGTATTCGGTCTTTCTATTGGGATTGCCGGGACGCTGCTTTTTATCACCCGTTTTATCGATGCCATTGATGCCCCGATCTGGGGCATCCTGATTGACCGGACCAAATCAAAATATGGACAGAGCAGACCTTATTTTCTATGGCTATCCATCCCGTTTGCCGTGTTCATGGTTCTTACGTTTACGACGCCCAACTGGAGTGAGTCCGGGAAAATTGTATACGCTGCCATTACTTATATCATAGCCGGCATTCTGTATACAGGCATTAGTACGCCCATTACCTCCATTCTCCCTAACCTGAGTAATAACTCCAATGAGCGCGTCGTATTGAACTCCTTCCGTATGGTCGGGGGGAATGTGGGCTTCTTTATCGCCACGACGTTTACGCTGCCGCTGGTCGCTTTCTTTGGACAGGGGAATGATCAAAAAGGCTTTTCTTTAACGCTCATTTTATTCGGAATCATGGCGGTCATCATGTTCTTGATAGCGTTCGCCGATATGCGAGAAAATACAGCCGTTAAAACCAAATCGATTCCGATTGCCAAGAGCTTTGCAGCCATCAAACGCAACTGGCCCTGGATGCTCGTCGTCGCTGCTAACCTGTGCTATTGGATTGGCTTGAACATCCGTTCATCCACGCTCATCTTTTATCTGCAATACAATCTGGACAGCAAGGATTTGGTCCCTTTAATCAACGGGCTGACCTCTATACAATTAATCTCGATGGTTCTGATTCCGATATTCGCTAGAAAATTAAGCAAAAATTCGATCATGATTATCGGATTGGTACTGGCTGCACTGGGGCAGGTTGTGATTTTAATGGGAAGTGCCAACTTAACCCTAATCATTGCCGGCTGGATTATTGGTGCGTTAGGTTCAGGCTTTGCATGTTCAATGCCATTTGCGATGCTGTCCGATACAGTGGATTATGGGGAATGGAAAAATGGAATTCGCGCAAGTGGGTTCCTGACCTCCATCGGAAGTGCATTTTGTATTAAAGCGGGCAGCGGGATCGGGGGATTATTGCCAGCATGGGTGATGGGTAGCACAGGCTATATCGCCGGGAAGGTTCAAACGCCTACCGCATTGTCCGGCATTCAGTTTAGCTTTATCTGGCTGCCATTTATCATCTTCCTGATCGGGATCATTCCTATGTTCTTTTATAAAAAATTCGAAAAGAATGAAGCTTCCATTCAACAAGATTTAGTTGCAAGGAGATCAGAATGA
- a CDS encoding helix-turn-helix transcriptional regulator: MSKTDFLSFLVPPLPYFIEGNFTTYQKGDWHPNRYNLGYFDVIIIKEGLLHIGEEDEAWKVSENYALILEPDKHHFPIEACTGQTSFYWFHLQTNSTWRAQSSPNPITPSSPIPELHFHSEHTTIHLPKFQKIINPHELFSKLDYLLASTLKPRKLALWETQQTFVNIFKNLEYDENYKNSSAKLAEQIEIYLKQNYKITITNRDLEAHFHVHQNYLARCMKAAFQRTPLEYLMDYRLDQGRSLLLQTDWSVQQITEETGFSQASYFSKCFKEKFGMSPKNYRQQYWKPAN; this comes from the coding sequence ATGAGCAAAACAGACTTTCTATCTTTCCTCGTTCCTCCATTGCCTTATTTCATTGAGGGGAATTTTACTACCTATCAAAAAGGGGACTGGCATCCGAATCGTTATAACTTAGGCTATTTTGACGTTATTATCATCAAAGAAGGACTGCTGCACATCGGCGAAGAGGATGAAGCGTGGAAAGTTTCTGAAAATTACGCACTCATTCTTGAACCGGACAAACACCATTTTCCCATTGAAGCATGTACAGGACAAACCTCCTTTTACTGGTTTCATCTTCAAACGAACAGCACGTGGCGCGCGCAATCCTCACCCAACCCGATCACACCTAGCTCACCCATTCCCGAGCTGCATTTTCATTCCGAGCACACAACAATCCATTTACCCAAATTTCAAAAAATAATCAATCCCCATGAGTTGTTTTCTAAATTGGATTACTTGTTAGCCTCTACTTTAAAGCCTAGAAAGCTGGCTCTATGGGAGACCCAGCAGACGTTTGTGAATATTTTTAAGAATTTGGAATATGATGAGAATTATAAAAATAGTTCCGCCAAATTAGCAGAACAGATCGAAATATACTTAAAACAGAATTACAAAATTACAATCACCAATAGAGATTTGGAGGCCCATTTCCACGTACATCAAAACTATCTTGCCAGATGTATGAAGGCCGCTTTTCAACGTACCCCACTTGAATATTTAATGGATTACCGACTGGATCAGGGGCGCAGTCTGTTGCTGCAAACCGACTGGTCCGTCCAACAAATTACGGAGGAAACAGGGTTCTCCCAAGCAAGCTATTTCTCCAAATGCTTTAAAGAAAAGTTCGGGATGTCTCCCAAAAATTATAGACAACAATACTGGAAGCCAGCCAATTGA
- a CDS encoding type II toxin-antitoxin system death-on-curing family toxin yields MTKFLTKEELVAGHYYMMKRMEDADQAGIKDHALLESAVHRPMQSLFGEDAYPSLFDKAAALLESLVKNHCFHNGNKRTAYLAVKSFLMLNGHHLKIERSYAVEFIVDIANNKYSLEQIVSILREKSIQKQ; encoded by the coding sequence ATGACAAAATTTCTAACTAAAGAAGAACTCGTCGCAGGCCACTATTATATGATGAAGAGAATGGAAGACGCGGATCAGGCGGGAATCAAAGATCATGCCTTGCTTGAATCTGCTGTACATAGACCTATGCAGAGTTTGTTTGGTGAAGATGCGTATCCGTCATTGTTTGACAAGGCAGCGGCCTTATTAGAATCTTTGGTTAAGAACCATTGTTTCCATAATGGAAACAAACGGACCGCTTATCTTGCGGTTAAGTCTTTTCTGATGCTGAATGGACATCATTTGAAGATAGAGCGTTCATATGCCGTTGAGTTTATTGTAGATATTGCAAATAATAAGTATTCTCTCGAACAGATTGTGAGTATTCTTCGCGAGAAATCTATACAAAAACAATAA
- a CDS encoding phytase — protein sequence MKATKLALLTMLTGILISPEMTHARAAQPTGYESLRTQADKIGAVITWDNDDKSAAVKLKNGIVGTFTVGEKQYRLAGQTGEADREIKLVGGNIYLPTKLLATLKAENSKYADPKDAVPTYKVMPSVETEAVEDGDDAADDPAIWLNPVNPENSRIVATNKGGGILVYDLEGKQLQNFKVGKMNNVDIRYGFKLGDKTIDIAGATNRTSNTVDIFAIDGVSGTLTNVVDKPIQSSMKEVYGFSLYHSLKTGKFYALVLGKEGEFEQYELTDNGNGKIAGKLVRQFKLATQSEGMVADDEYGTVYIAEEDHAIWKYDAEPDGSSKPLRRVDIADGRRLQDDIEGLTLYYGKDGKGYLMASSQGNSSYAIYERQSDNAYISNFTISASPTVDGTSFTDGIDVLGYGLGKNFPHGIFVAQDDENLQNGKKLNQNFKMVPWEQIAKGARIPLTIDDGINPRELVNRRTQ from the coding sequence ATGAAGGCTACTAAACTAGCATTATTAACCATGTTAACAGGGATTCTGATATCACCTGAAATGACCCATGCGAGGGCGGCCCAGCCAACCGGGTACGAATCTCTTCGAACACAAGCGGATAAAATAGGAGCTGTAATTACATGGGACAATGACGACAAGTCTGCTGCTGTGAAGCTGAAAAATGGCATTGTCGGAACCTTTACTGTCGGTGAGAAGCAATATCGCCTGGCTGGCCAAACAGGGGAAGCGGATCGCGAAATCAAGCTGGTCGGTGGAAATATATATCTTCCTACCAAGCTTCTTGCCACGCTTAAGGCAGAAAACAGCAAATATGCTGATCCTAAAGATGCTGTTCCTACCTATAAAGTGATGCCCTCTGTCGAAACAGAAGCAGTGGAGGATGGAGATGACGCAGCCGACGATCCTGCGATTTGGCTTAATCCGGTCAATCCGGAGAACAGCAGAATTGTAGCCACCAATAAAGGCGGCGGGATTTTGGTCTATGATCTGGAAGGCAAGCAGCTGCAAAACTTTAAAGTCGGCAAAATGAACAATGTGGATATCCGTTATGGATTTAAGCTGGGCGATAAGACGATTGATATTGCAGGAGCCACCAATCGCACCAGCAACACCGTAGATATCTTTGCCATTGACGGGGTATCCGGAACGTTGACCAACGTGGTTGATAAGCCTATTCAATCCTCTATGAAAGAAGTGTACGGATTCAGCCTGTACCATAGCCTCAAGACAGGCAAATTCTACGCACTCGTGTTGGGCAAAGAGGGTGAATTTGAACAATATGAGCTGACTGACAACGGGAACGGCAAAATTGCTGGCAAGCTGGTCCGCCAGTTCAAGCTGGCTACGCAATCCGAGGGCATGGTGGCTGATGATGAATACGGCACGGTCTACATCGCTGAAGAGGATCATGCCATTTGGAAATACGACGCCGAGCCGGATGGTTCTTCCAAGCCGCTGCGACGTGTTGATATTGCAGATGGACGCCGACTTCAAGATGACATAGAGGGGCTTACATTGTATTACGGCAAAGACGGCAAGGGGTATCTCATGGCCTCCAGCCAAGGAAACAGCAGCTATGCGATCTATGAACGTCAAAGCGACAATGCTTATATAAGCAACTTTACAATCAGCGCCAGCCCTACAGTCGACGGAACTTCTTTCACAGACGGTATTGATGTTCTCGGCTATGGATTAGGCAAGAACTTCCCGCACGGTATCTTCGTTGCACAGGATGATGAGAATCTTCAGAACGGCAAAAAGTTGAATCAGAATTTTAAAATGGTGCCTTGGGAGCAGATCGCCAAGGGTGCGCGCATCCCGCTAACCATAGACGATGGCATCAACCCGCGTGAATTGGTGAACCGAAGAACGCAGTAA
- a CDS encoding glycoside hydrolase family 127 protein, which produces MKTAKPVKHVSVDDLFWKKYKQVVAEEVIPYQWKALNDELPDTEPSHAIENFKIAAGESSGEYYGTVFQDSDIAKWLETVAFSLRDHPNPALEERADEVIALLGRAQAEDGYLNTYYLLKEPNNRWTNLRDNHELYCAGHFIEAAVAYYETTGKTKFLHIMEKYVDLIQQIFGTEEGKRKGYPGHEEIELALIKLYDVTAKDQYLKLAQYFIEQRGQHPIYFAEEKENRKHIQTEPTWNDDNNINFGLGFEYQQAHQPVREQKEAVGHAVRAMYLYIAMADLAAKTGDASLLQTCETLWEDVTNHKMYITAGIGSAVNGEAFTCQHDLPNDTMYCETCASVGLAFWANRMLRLSPDRKYADVLERALYNGTISGMDLDGKRFFYVNPLEVNPHQKYRKDQEHVKTERQKWFFCACCPPNLARMIASVEDHIYTQTDDTLYTHLYIAGKVNLNLSGQAVEITQTHRYPWDADLSFSIHVTEPTSFTWALRIPGWCKQAEVKVNGEAISLDHLEKGYAEIQRIWNDGDVVSLHLAMPVERIRSNPLVSMNQQQIALQRGPVVFCLEEVDNGSNLAGLRLPKESLITEEFSENLLGGIVKLTTEGYRVKSSTALYSSEPPELVPQQITAIPYYAWCNRAKGEMRVWVYES; this is translated from the coding sequence ATGAAAACGGCAAAGCCAGTGAAGCATGTCAGCGTTGATGATTTATTTTGGAAAAAGTATAAGCAGGTGGTAGCGGAAGAGGTCATTCCTTATCAGTGGAAAGCATTAAATGATGAATTACCAGATACAGAACCCAGTCATGCGATTGAAAATTTTAAAATTGCGGCCGGGGAATCCAGTGGGGAGTATTATGGAACCGTTTTCCAGGACAGTGATATTGCCAAATGGCTGGAAACCGTCGCCTTTAGCTTAAGGGATCATCCGAATCCTGCGCTTGAGGAACGGGCAGATGAAGTGATTGCGCTGTTGGGAAGAGCCCAAGCCGAAGATGGATATTTGAATACGTATTATCTGCTGAAGGAACCCAATAATCGCTGGACAAACTTAAGAGATAATCATGAGCTATATTGTGCAGGACATTTTATAGAAGCGGCTGTTGCTTATTATGAAACGACGGGCAAAACGAAGTTTCTTCACATCATGGAGAAATACGTAGATCTGATCCAGCAAATCTTTGGTACGGAAGAAGGGAAACGGAAAGGCTACCCGGGGCATGAAGAAATTGAACTGGCCTTAATCAAATTATACGACGTAACTGCAAAGGATCAATATCTCAAATTAGCGCAATATTTTATCGAGCAGCGGGGGCAGCATCCGATTTATTTTGCGGAGGAGAAAGAAAACAGAAAGCACATTCAAACAGAGCCTACCTGGAATGACGATAACAATATCAATTTTGGCTTGGGCTTCGAATACCAGCAGGCACACCAGCCTGTGCGTGAGCAAAAAGAGGCTGTCGGCCATGCGGTAAGAGCGATGTATCTATATATTGCGATGGCCGATCTGGCCGCGAAAACGGGAGATGCTTCCCTGTTACAAACCTGTGAAACGCTGTGGGAGGATGTAACGAACCACAAAATGTACATCACTGCCGGGATCGGATCTGCCGTCAACGGGGAAGCATTCACCTGCCAGCATGATCTCCCCAATGACACCATGTACTGCGAGACCTGCGCCTCGGTAGGGCTGGCTTTCTGGGCCAATCGTATGCTGCGCTTATCGCCGGACCGGAAATATGCCGATGTGTTGGAACGTGCGTTATACAACGGAACGATTAGCGGGATGGATCTGGATGGCAAACGGTTCTTCTACGTGAATCCGCTGGAAGTCAATCCGCATCAGAAATACAGAAAGGATCAGGAGCACGTAAAAACAGAGCGGCAAAAATGGTTCTTCTGCGCGTGTTGTCCGCCCAACCTGGCCCGCATGATCGCATCGGTCGAAGACCATATATACACCCAAACCGACGACACGTTGTATACACATCTGTATATTGCAGGCAAGGTGAACCTGAATTTATCCGGTCAAGCGGTTGAAATCACACAGACTCACCGTTATCCATGGGATGCAGATTTGAGCTTTTCCATTCATGTAACAGAGCCGACTTCATTTACATGGGCGCTGCGCATTCCGGGCTGGTGCAAACAGGCAGAGGTCAAGGTAAATGGAGAAGCCATTTCATTAGACCATCTGGAAAAAGGGTATGCCGAAATCCAGCGTATCTGGAATGACGGTGATGTGGTTTCCTTGCATTTGGCTATGCCGGTTGAACGCATTCGGAGCAATCCGCTGGTCTCCATGAACCAGCAGCAGATCGCCCTGCAACGGGGCCCCGTCGTATTTTGCCTGGAAGAAGTGGATAATGGGTCCAATTTGGCGGGATTACGATTGCCTAAGGAAAGCCTCATTACGGAAGAGTTTAGCGAAAACCTGCTGGGTGGAATTGTAAAGCTGACTACAGAGGGGTATCGGGTGAAAAGCTCAACTGCATTATATAGCTCGGAGCCTCCTGAGCTTGTTCCCCAGCAAATCACCGCCATTCCTTACTACGCTTGGTGCAACCGAGCCAAAGGGGAAATGCGTGTATGGGTCTATGAATCATAA
- a CDS encoding alpha-L-arabinofuranosidase C-terminal domain-containing protein: MIKFQDQIIARYKFDDAGNVGKDSAGQGNDGVASGTSTPTISNVSGRAALTLAGGPNGTSYIRLPSDLFKDVSDNTGVTVTAWVNFGRFTDMWERVFDFGKSHTGPYMFMTRNLRGTLFAGADLSVDPGMGFVRDEWMHVAMSITGTEGGTLSSAGPMVYVNGEVVANGSISQTSSGNYAKLRKWFETFAEPSNYSNNFIGRSQHAADVDFAGSVSDFRIYKAGLSADEVIEVMCDSLTDEEVVKLARDKYLSFPTTIVTGDLTLSTVLMGGRVKITWKSSRPDVLSDNGQVQAITSAQGVTVTSCLTRGQSRIEESFEISVLPKELPPYTLNIHGDKEVLDISEVMYGLFYEDINNAADGGIYAELVQNRSFESFEFDTYSHASGECGCSTGRNRNPLFAWFGDTDKMTPQHSGGLNEFLGVKDKEVNAYYVTVEDGATIRNKGFADSNQNCAMSIQKGDKYDFTIWAKAESAGIITLQLQDSDEQAISDLVTVQVEGGNTWKKYGIDSKLVLTGSATALGQLALTFAGDISIDMVSLFPQDVWGAEEEGQSPSAHANFQGNPNYRLRKDLVNALVDMHPKFLRFPGGCISEGSFIWENVYDWKESIGDIELRKENFNVWGYMMTMGLGYMEYFQLAEDLNAAPLPVMACGVLCQARSDYAHPAGGALREYYIKNFTDLIDFAISVDFEHNEWAAMRKKMGHEAPFDLRYLGVGNENWGTEFFANFEVFKTSIDEYMEKNYPGYELHIISTVGAQADDDAYQQGWKFLSGNITGTAKIAFADGSQVIEETVTWYEKQKDYMDTIADEHYYRSNEYLLNNVDRYNYYYRAYNADGSINWKETSKVFVGEYASTDKNTLAGAVAEAAVMTGFENNADVVRLAAYAPLFNKVLTDGTYRWTPDCIWFDDETVWFTPNYYVQQMFAQYLGNKVLTTSFSTYKNGKPIDLVPHGGIEIATGNAEVVIKRVTVTSNKDGSVLVDQDFTQELNPAWRVIPGSAGYTVEAGRGLVLKAQDSGLNGLYILNDHWTNYKVEVVASRISGTDGFYVGAGLTDISTEKKNVVEYAIGYGGKATGVKVYKQGVEGYTLGDYSSSTAAGNLRAASYEELADNTDYTITVKYGGETGGSLICSYTDGETTSKVLDYKLEAYNRDVFNSVTKDAEHVYVKLVNADNVDKATQLNLQELSVESTAKLITLTGDSSLVHVPNVNKKNDEKVVPTEQQIPLDTNSVLLHLPANSVNVLVLDFKA, translated from the coding sequence AAGATGTAAGCGATAACACTGGTGTCACAGTGACTGCCTGGGTCAACTTTGGCAGATTCACGGATATGTGGGAACGTGTTTTTGACTTTGGCAAATCCCATACAGGACCCTATATGTTCATGACACGGAACCTGCGCGGAACGCTGTTCGCCGGAGCAGACTTGTCCGTAGACCCGGGAATGGGCTTTGTCAGGGATGAGTGGATGCACGTAGCAATGTCCATAACAGGCACGGAAGGTGGCACATTAAGCAGTGCAGGACCGATGGTATATGTGAATGGCGAGGTAGTAGCGAACGGTTCTATCAGCCAAACGTCCAGCGGTAATTATGCCAAGCTGCGTAAATGGTTTGAGACGTTTGCAGAACCGTCCAACTACAGCAATAATTTTATCGGTCGTTCCCAGCACGCAGCAGATGTAGACTTTGCTGGCTCTGTTTCGGACTTTCGGATTTACAAAGCAGGCTTGTCCGCAGACGAAGTCATTGAGGTGATGTGCGATTCGTTGACGGACGAAGAGGTTGTAAAGCTGGCCCGCGACAAGTACTTGTCATTCCCAACGACGATTGTCACCGGGGATCTGACTTTGTCAACGGTCCTGATGGGCGGAAGGGTAAAAATCACCTGGAAATCCAGCCGACCGGATGTACTCTCTGACAATGGTCAGGTGCAGGCGATTACCTCTGCGCAGGGGGTAACAGTTACATCTTGCTTGACGAGAGGTCAAAGCCGGATTGAAGAAAGCTTTGAGATCTCGGTTCTTCCGAAAGAGCTGCCTCCGTATACGTTGAACATTCATGGGGACAAGGAAGTGCTGGATATCAGCGAAGTGATGTACGGCTTGTTCTATGAAGATATCAATAACGCGGCAGATGGTGGGATTTATGCGGAGCTTGTTCAAAATCGTTCCTTTGAATCCTTCGAGTTCGATACGTATTCCCATGCTTCCGGCGAATGCGGCTGCTCTACTGGACGTAACCGTAATCCACTGTTTGCCTGGTTCGGTGATACGGACAAGATGACTCCGCAGCATAGCGGCGGCTTAAATGAGTTTTTGGGTGTAAAAGACAAAGAAGTGAACGCTTATTATGTGACGGTAGAAGATGGAGCGACCATTCGAAATAAAGGCTTTGCGGACTCTAACCAGAATTGTGCCATGTCCATCCAGAAGGGGGATAAGTATGATTTCACGATCTGGGCGAAGGCTGAATCAGCGGGCATCATTACACTGCAATTGCAGGATTCGGATGAACAGGCGATTAGTGATTTGGTAACGGTGCAGGTGGAAGGCGGAAATACGTGGAAGAAGTACGGCATCGATTCCAAACTTGTGCTGACAGGCTCAGCTACGGCTCTGGGGCAACTGGCGCTTACATTTGCAGGGGATATTTCCATTGATATGGTTTCCTTATTTCCACAGGATGTGTGGGGTGCAGAGGAGGAAGGGCAATCTCCATCCGCACACGCCAATTTTCAAGGCAATCCCAACTACCGACTGAGAAAAGATCTGGTGAACGCGCTGGTTGACATGCATCCGAAGTTTTTGCGTTTTCCGGGTGGTTGTATCTCTGAGGGTTCGTTTATATGGGAAAATGTATATGACTGGAAGGAATCCATTGGCGATATCGAGCTGCGCAAGGAGAACTTTAATGTATGGGGCTATATGATGACGATGGGTCTCGGTTATATGGAGTATTTCCAACTGGCAGAGGACCTGAATGCAGCTCCGCTTCCGGTTATGGCCTGCGGCGTGCTCTGCCAAGCCCGTTCGGATTACGCTCATCCAGCGGGAGGCGCATTGAGAGAATACTATATCAAGAATTTCACGGATCTGATCGACTTTGCGATTAGCGTGGATTTTGAGCACAATGAATGGGCCGCCATGCGTAAAAAGATGGGTCATGAGGCTCCGTTCGATCTGCGTTATCTGGGTGTGGGGAACGAAAACTGGGGTACGGAATTCTTTGCCAACTTTGAGGTGTTCAAAACGTCCATTGACGAGTATATGGAGAAAAACTATCCGGGCTATGAGCTGCATATCATCTCCACGGTTGGCGCGCAGGCAGACGATGATGCCTATCAGCAGGGCTGGAAGTTCCTGAGTGGTAATATCACAGGTACGGCAAAGATTGCTTTTGCAGATGGTAGCCAAGTGATAGAAGAAACGGTGACCTGGTATGAGAAGCAAAAAGACTACATGGACACCATTGCGGATGAGCACTACTACCGTTCTAACGAGTATTTGTTGAATAATGTGGACCGCTATAATTACTACTATAGAGCTTATAACGCGGACGGTAGTATCAACTGGAAGGAGACGTCAAAGGTCTTTGTGGGTGAATATGCCTCAACGGATAAAAATACATTAGCGGGTGCAGTAGCAGAAGCGGCGGTGATGACGGGCTTCGAAAATAATGCAGATGTCGTCCGGCTGGCTGCCTATGCACCGCTGTTTAACAAGGTCCTGACAGACGGAACCTACAGATGGACCCCGGATTGCATTTGGTTCGATGACGAAACCGTATGGTTTACGCCGAACTACTATGTGCAGCAAATGTTTGCTCAGTATTTGGGCAATAAAGTATTGACCACCTCTTTCTCTACCTACAAAAACGGCAAGCCGATAGACCTTGTTCCCCATGGGGGAATTGAGATTGCGACAGGCAACGCGGAGGTTGTGATTAAGCGAGTGACCGTTACCTCCAATAAGGACGGCAGCGTGCTGGTGGATCAAGACTTTACCCAGGAGCTGAATCCAGCTTGGCGGGTGATTCCGGGTTCCGCAGGCTATACGGTGGAAGCAGGCAGAGGGCTTGTTCTCAAGGCCCAAGATAGCGGGCTGAACGGCTTGTACATCTTGAACGACCACTGGACGAATTACAAGGTGGAGGTGGTCGCTTCCCGCATTTCCGGTACGGATGGTTTTTATGTAGGGGCAGGGCTCACGGATATTTCTACCGAGAAAAAGAACGTCGTCGAATACGCCATCGGCTATGGTGGCAAGGCTACCGGCGTGAAGGTTTACAAGCAAGGCGTAGAAGGCTATACCTTGGGTGACTATTCTTCCAGTACAGCCGCAGGCAACCTGAGAGCAGCCAGCTATGAAGAGCTTGCTGACAACACGGATTACACCATCACAGTGAAATACGGCGGTGAAACAGGCGGCAGCCTCATCTGTTCTTACACCGACGGAGAGACAACCAGCAAAGTGCTGGATTACAAGCTGGAGGCTTATAACCGAGATGTATTCAACTCGGTGACCAAGGATGCTGAGCATGTATATGTGAAGCTTGTGAACGCCGACAACGTGGATAAGGCAACGCAGTTGAACCTTCAGGAATTAAGTGTGGAGTCCACCGCCAAGCTGATTACGCTCACTGGCGATTCCTCGCTTGTTCATGTGCCGAACGTGAATAAAAAGAATGACGAGAAGGTTGTGCCTACCGAGCAACAGATTCCGCTCGACACAAATTCTGTCCTTTTGCACTTGCCAGCTAACTCGGTGAATGTGCTGGTGTTGGATTTTAAAGCATAG
- a CDS encoding AbrB/MazE/SpoVT family DNA-binding domain-containing protein codes for MNGAIKLNQGKSLSKRYSRKIGRMGNSLGVSLPKSLAEKMNIVQGDEIEFVENGEGEVLMRKVRHLELPENVRPEVLEAFYDVFEEDKAIFDDLKDR; via the coding sequence ATGAATGGAGCGATCAAGTTGAATCAGGGAAAATCGTTATCGAAACGTTACTCCCGAAAGATAGGTCGTATGGGAAATAGCCTTGGTGTAAGTCTGCCAAAAAGCCTTGCCGAGAAAATGAATATTGTACAAGGTGATGAGATTGAATTCGTTGAAAATGGCGAGGGCGAAGTTTTAATGAGGAAAGTTCGTCATTTAGAGCTGCCTGAAAATGTCCGTCCTGAGGTGCTGGAAGCATTTTATGATGTATTTGAAGAGGACAAAGCAATATTTGATGATTTAAAGGATCGCTAA